GTTAATATTTACATTTAGATAACacttaaaccaaaacaaactaaacaCAGCCACAGTTTTAGAGCAGAAAGACAGACATACAAGTTACAGACAGACTTAATAATAAAAGTAATCACAATTATTTCACTCTGGTTGATTTAGTCCAAAGGTCTATTATTTCTTAATCAGATTAGCAGGAAGAGTGGATTTGTCCAAGTCATCAAAATATGGATGGTTCAAGGCCATTTTGCCAGAAATTCTTTTTGCAGGAtcataaattaacattttctggaagaaaaaggaaacacatttaCTCCCTCACAAAATGGGAACTAAAATAGTGTTAAATACATAGATATTTAACCACAGTAATAATCAAGTAACCATAAAGATAAGTTTTCCCCCTATGTTCCATGATTTCTCAGAGGGAGAGGTCATTTCCACCTACAAGTCAGTAGTAAGTCAGTAGTAACACATAACATCTCAGAAAGTGAAGAAACATTTATCCTCCCATTCAATAACCAAGCCCATGCATGTATCAGGGTACCATATGCACTGAACTAAATCCAGAACCAGGCATCAAGTGGCAATGATTATTAGTCTCAGCTTCTCAACTAAGGGAATTTAATAAGCTTTAGGCTGTTAGAGCCCAAAATGCTTACATGAACAAGTGGTCCTAACGCTTGGTTTGTTAAGCTGACATTGAAGAAACCGATGTCAAATTGCTTCTACTCAGCTTGGTGCAGCAGTTTACAGTTACAGAATCCAAACAGGAAAGCAGTATACAGCCAGGCAGAATGGAAGAAACCCAGAGTTTGAAAACTTGAGTTTCTTTGCAATAAGTTACTTCAACTGAAGATGTCAATAATAAAGTTGATGAGAGCAAATAGAGGGGGATGCCATAGCCACTAAAATAGCCCCCACAACTTTCTAGAACAGGCAAGAGATTTGTTTTGctagcagttttaaaaaaagcatctACAGTTTATATCATACAGCCAGGGgccaaaaagaggaaagaaatgaagcatttAGCAGTTTTCTACTAGACCTAAAACTAGGAAAGTCCCTGCAaagtctttttgcttttatttctccttaCTAAAGGAAAGTACCTTTCAAATTCAAGTAATCAGGATTCTACCAGCTGCTTCTCCCCCATTCCCACCACAAATTTAtcttccaggagaaaaaaaaagcttaaccaGTATTACTCTACCCAGTATTCGGTGTTGACATTTAACTATCTTTAGACTTCGTCCTACAGGGAGTCTTCCAAGTTGATTTAAACCACTGAATTTGCATTTATATTCTCTGAACGCCTGCCAAATGCAACACTATCTCTAGATTTAACCTTGTGTGTCCAATTTTACCTTAAGTGACAGGTTCCCATTAGCTATACCCCAGAACAACAGTATCCTATAGCTAATACTGATATCAAAGATTCTCTTAAAATTGACTCAGACAAAAAAGGGCAAACTTCTCTGAAAAAGGAATGCTGTGACATTGAGACTACAGCACTTCAGCTGATAGATTAAGTGACCATTTCTTCTCTGAGCAGTCTGCAACATAGTTTTTCCTGAAACTTAGTGTCCGATAGACCAAAGCTTTTGATAACAGCCATTAAGTGCTTTGAAACTCTGACCACAGAAGTCATTTAGCTTACGAAGGCCTGAAGTTTACAAACTCATTCAAGCAATTGGTCTTAACACAAAAATATGTAACCACTTTTCAAAGATAGCTATTTTACATACTACTTCCATCTGCAATAGTCTATAGAAGGAGAAATTAACCTCTTCATTGACACATCTGAGCTTGTGCTGTAGAATGAAATACTCAGTTTTGTTGCCTTTAAAGTTATATTACTGCTTCAGGCTTAAAAGTGCCATAGGAAAATTAAATGGATTCCAGATGCCTAAGAATTCAGCCATACACTGTCACCAGGCATTAATAGGAAGCTGAAACCTCAACATTTATTAAAGGCAAAACTATACAAGATTTTACATAATTTAATGCGCTTTGAGATTAGTATTGTGTTAACACCATTTGAGGAACtagtaatttttttgcttttattagcaGCAGCCCAAAACATTGGTTTTGCACAATGAAGCTACAACTAAGCTCAGATGAGTACTTAGCAGGCCAGTTATATGACTGTATCAACAACACTCACTTGCCTGTTCAATTGATTTTCATTTGTAAATACAATCAGTAACAATTTTACTTCAAACTGATTTAATAATGATGCTGTCAGTGGACACAGAGGAATTATTCCCAGCTTAAGTCAGTTATCTCTCTAAAACAATACTGCTACAAGGTTCAGAGAACTATCCAAAACAACTATATGTTTAACAAACGTTGTTCAGGTTGTCAGTCTGAGCTGTGGCTCTGTTCTCACAAAGAAAAATTGTTAGAAATCGTGGTCATTTGAGCTTCTTGGGTAACGCCGCTTCAGAGTATTTTGCCATGGCCATACCAATATAGGTAATAAACTACTTTCTTTGTGACTGCTTAAAAACATGAGCTAGCTACATAGGCAATTTCTCTACAAGGTTGCCTTTGTACCAAGATGGTTCTGAAGTTTCAGCTTATCTTAAGACACAGAgcacccaccccacacccccataTGCAAGTCTGCACTGTATAAATGCAGCTTTAGGATAAGTCACCAAGGTGCATTCTTATAGTTAGGTGCATCTAAGATCACACCCAAGACGTGTGTGATCTAAATTAGTCCACAGTGGCAACACATGAGCTAGAAGAACACTAAATGGAAAAGCCTGATGAAGAGCTTGTCAAATAAAAGCTTAGTGTGGTAGTTCAACTGCATGGTCACAGAACTGAAGTAAACTCATACTAGACACAGAATATACTAATTAAAAGTTAATCCACCACAGCCAAAAAACtttaacttaaaatttaaaagcagttgAGACAGATACTACAGACTGACTTAAACTAAGCCCCTGGTTTCACAGCTAGTCAATAAATTCAGCTGTTCCATCATTGTTCATTCAGTTAAGACCACCATGAAAGCTTAATCAAGATGAGCCCACCAAGATTAATCCACATGCTATCATAAAAGAAAAACGTTCCCAATTGGATCAGCAGTCATACAGCCACATCATAATTAGTGCTGGCACCAGGAAGGTGACAGCTGCAGTTTGTGGGCAGGAGCCTTCAGTTAGACCCATTTGTAAAAGCTCATCCTCACTTTCAAGTTGTACCTGGCTTATTAGTATAAAAAAGCTGAGGCATAATTGCTTAATGAGAAGAAAAGTAGTCTAGTCATCTATTACTTATGAAAGAAGTGAGTGAGTGTCACACAAGATGTCAGTTCTACAAGAACGACAGCCCATACCACTGCTTGTAGTTTGAAGATCTCCATATCTCCATTCTAGCCAAGATTGATTAGTATAGCTGTATGTATTCTAGAGTATTTGAAACAACCTGTTCAGTTTCTTAATCAGCAGCTTAAGAAAGATTACTTACAGAGAGCAGATCGAGCCCATCTTCATCTAAGTTTTTGACATGTGTTCCCAGGCTGCCAGGTTTCCATTTTGGGAATGTGTTTTTGTAGTCTTGCAGGGATTCCACTTCAGGCCACACCTCATTGTTGGGGGTACCTAAAGCTCTATACAAGCATAAGCAAAAGACTGAGCAGTTTAGTCTGAAGTCTGTATGCACTACTATGATTTTAGGAAGTGCACAGCACTGTTGTGCAATGCTGCGCAAGTAGCAAGGAAAGGTTCAGCCTGACATACCTGAAGATTCTGAAGAGCTGGTCAATCTCCGAGTCCCCATGGAAAAGCGGCTTTTTAGTTGCCAGCTCAGCAAATATGGTACCTATGCTCCATATATCTACAGGAGTAGAGTAACGAGCAGATCCTAGCAACACTTCTGGAGACCTGTACCACAGTGTCACTACCTAttgaaaaaggaaattttttttataagTTTATAGAATCAGGTCCTCTAATTGACTGAAAGCATAATGCCTCATTCATTATTAAGCAGTATTTACAGTTTTTTGGTTAAAATAATAGCCAGTGTTAAAAGTTTTAGTGAAAATACTAGTTTCAAACTTCATTTACAGATAAGCTTAACAAACTCCATTGCAGTAGTTTCTACTGCAAGCAAAGCAGTTGCCTACACTACTTCCCAAAGAGCAGGAAGCCTTTGGCACCTAGCCACTAAAACCCTTAAACTCGAGTACTTTGTGAAGCAAAAATGCCCTTATGAGACAGTGAGCAACAAGTTCTGGCCCATCTGATTCACTGTCAAGGTAATAGTGGGATTCATAAGGTGTTTTGGAACCTTAGAGTAAAACCACAGCTAGGGAGGTAGAAAGCCATTGAATAAACCAAAACCGAAATATAGCTTTTTGATACTGTTAGTTTATGACTTCAAAAGCTCTGTGAttcttttttagctgtttcataTTCAGTTGTTAACAGGAAGCTAGTAAGCATTGTCCAAATCGCCAAGAGGATGTTCCAACTCACTCACTTCATGAGTGTATACCCGCACTGGAATTCCAAAGGCTCGAGCCAATCCAAAGTCCGCCAGTTTAATCACTCCCTTGTCATCTATTAAGAGATTCTGAGGTTTTAAGTCTCTGTGCAGAACTCTTCTTGAATGGCAGAAGACAATACCTTGCAAGATTTGATACAAGTAACTCTGTAGAACAGAtgaggtgggaggaaaaaaaaaggagtaaccTTTAGTACAAGTTAGTGTTCTGCAACATAAAGCTGTTCCCTTACATTAGCTCTCCCCGTAGTAGTAGGAAATGCATATCCAAAGCACTGCAGATACTGAGTTAATATCAAAGCCGCACAAATTAATTCTTTACTTAAGCTTGGTTTAAGGCAGTTtaatttcagtaattaaaagAATTTGAAGTGGCATTTGAGAGCAAGGCTCACATTCATCTTATTATCCACAGCTGCTTCTTTAACCTTTCATTTCTCCTCAAGGAGTTAATTATGCTGAAAATAAGAGCTGCTTATAGCTTTGTAGGTCATCTTCTTTAGATAAATTTCTCCCTTATGTTAAGAAATTGTCCTCATTACCTTAACACGTGAACGATCCAAATATTGGCCAGATGGAATAGTATCCAAGTATTTCTTGAGATCCATGGAAAGGAATTCAAAGACGAGGTACAGTCTTGAATCCTGCATAAGAACATCCTGAAGACTAAAAATTGAGTATACAATCAACTCCATTGCAAAATGCGTGGACTCACGGTTACATTTCCCCTCTCAACAGGGTTACAAGCTGAATTTCCAGGTTCCTGTTATGAAAGCCTTAAAAAGCTTTCAGTCTTCAAAGATTAACAGACTTAGTGAGTTACACTGTCATCTGGAAAACCAACTGTATTTGAAATAGCATCAGACTGAGATAAACACCTTATATGCTTCCTCTTAAACTTATGTTCCCTCATGCCTAGTATCAGACACAGGaagtctgaggaaaaaatattgttgcctttaaaaaaaaaagactgtgtaTGCCTAGCTTCCGTTTGAAGCTGGCTTATTACAGCAGAGCCTGAATTACTAGGAGGGTTTAAGGGAATATTATAATAGGAACCTAGTAGACACAGCAGGATTTGCACAGGTTTCTAAGTATCTCCTTCATCCTTGATAGATTATAAGGGTTCCTAAACCCAGGCATTGAGACACTACATGGCTGGAACTTGGCCAGTTTTAAGGCACATtagagagaaagtattttgctGCATCAAAGAGCAAGTAAATGTTTTGTGGGGAAGACAATAGCTGCAATCAATTCTGCATGTCAAGTAGTCACTGATGGAAGTTTCACTCATAGCTCAGATATGCCACCTAGGACAGCATCGTAACGCAACACGTAAATCTCTGCTACAAAACAGCAAGGAAGTGACTGATGACAGAGGCTCACATAAGAACATCAAGAGTCAAATGGTCTATCCCAAGGTGGCAAATAAAGTTCTGAGACTGACTAAGCTTCAACCAGTTTTCATGAGGTATGCTGTCTCCATTCTGACAATAACCACTCTGAAGATGATTTCCATAAATtacaaaaatcaacaaaaaattgTTACATTCCCAGAATGGGAAGAGGCAGCATGAGGAAGTCTTAATTAGAAAACTGGCATAAACACAGGATTTGGGACTACAGCCATTTGCTGCAAAGCAGACACTGTATTAAGCAGAGGAGCTCTCACTTCACTAGAATggtggaaaaataatttcttatctGAAGGGACCTAGTGCCCTTCAAAGAGTGTAGCTAAATACCAGTATATGCATACCAGACTATATTGGGATGATGCAGctcttttaataaagaaatttctcGGATAGCAGTACTTGGAACACCTTCCTCCTCACTTTCTAGACGTATTTTCTTCATTGCAACCACTTGGCCTGTGGTTTTGTGCCGACCTTTATACACAACACCATAGGTACCTGAACAAAAAGACAGTGAAACGCATATAGGAAATACCAGCTTCAGGTACAGATAAGTCATTGCAAATAAGAATTGCTAACATAGGCAAGAGACCTTGCAATTAAGTATTTTTCGTTTAAGTATTTGGTTTGATTAAGAACTACTACTTAGTTTTGGCAGTTTAGCTGTGcaatagttttgtttgtttaaagcatGCCACCCATAAACAGTATCATTTATTAGGACAGGGTACTTAGTAGCCTAAGTGTGAAACTGGAATATTTAGAAGGTGAAGTTGTAAAATCAGATACTATTTGAGTTTCAGTTTGATTAACTTTCAGGCAAGATCACTATACTTCTCCATCCCCAAAGGGTTACGATTTTGCCATTGATACATCACATTAAAAGGTTAAAGGTTTAGCTGCGAAAAAAGTAGCGCTCCCTCTGCAATCAGAGATCTATCCTTCTATTGGTCAGACCTATAGAAATACCTCTAGCACAATCCTCAGTGCAGGAGAGAGGGTAGTGCTGTGGGTCTCAGCAGAAGCTAAAATTGGAACCAGTAGTAAATTTCAAATCAATAATCTATTTTAATCATCAATGTTCACAGAAGTAGAACGCTCAACAAACCAAGACAGTTTAAGTATTCTTTTTTCACCCTTCTTGAAGCATTAATCCCTCAGATTAAGCTCAAACAAACTAGTTCCTTTCAGGAAGGAAGGTTCATGCACAAGGCTTCACTTACGAAGCTTTGTTGTAAGATCCAAGCCC
Above is a genomic segment from Calonectris borealis chromosome 7, bCalBor7.hap1.2, whole genome shotgun sequence containing:
- the CDK1 gene encoding cyclin-dependent kinase 1, yielding MDDYTKIEKIGEGTYGVVYKGRHKTTGQVVAMKKIRLESEEEGVPSTAIREISLLKELHHPNIVCLQDVLMQDSRLYLVFEFLSMDLKKYLDTIPSGQYLDRSRVKSYLYQILQGIVFCHSRRVLHRDLKPQNLLIDDKGVIKLADFGLARAFGIPVRVYTHEVVTLWYRSPEVLLGSARYSTPVDIWSIGTIFAELATKKPLFHGDSEIDQLFRIFRALGTPNNEVWPEVESLQDYKNTFPKWKPGSLGTHVKNLDEDGLDLLSKMLIYDPAKRISGKMALNHPYFDDLDKSTLPANLIKK